The nucleotide sequence GTATTTGAGAGCGAAGGGATTGCTGGTTTTAGAAAATACCAACTCGACCACGAAGATGTTCCATTGGAACCAGGTACTGCTTTTTATCTAGTACAGAGTCTGTTGCAGCTAAATACACAGGCTAGTCAAAGAATTGTAGAAGTTATTGTTATGTCTCGAAACAGCCCAGAAACAGGTGTTCGAGTACTAAATACGATAAAACAATTGGGATTAGATATTACAAGGGTAGCTCTGTCAGGGGGTGAACCGCTGGCTCCATATATTGATGCATTTCAAGTAGATTTATTCTTGTCGAAGGATGAAAGTGATGTCCAGACAGTAATTGATTCAAAGGTGTGCGCAGCAGCAATAATATACGCGCCTCCACAAGAATTTAACCCTAGTGATAATCGAGTAAAAATAGCTTTTGATGCAGATGCGGTTATTTTTTCAGATGAATCAGAACACAGGTATAAAACCGAAGGAATGGATGCCTTTCATAAATATGAAGCAGAACATGAAGACGATCCTTTGGCCGAGGGGCCGTTTGCTAAACTTCTAATCAAACTTTCCAAAATTCAAGAAAAATTTCCTTCTGGAATTGAAATGTCCCCGTTAAGAATAGCAATTGTTACAGCCCGCAATGCACCTTCACATATGCGCGTGATTCGAACGCTTCGTAAATGGGGGGTATACGTAGATGAAGCCTACTTTATGGGTGGTCTGTCAAAAGATAAAGTACTAAGTGCTTTTGGTGCTCATATTTTCTTTGATGATCAAGAAACACATCTTAAGTCTGCTAGCCTGATTGTCCCCTCTGGTAAAGTGCCTTATATTAGCAATTCACCTCTCAAATTGTTAGACAAGAAATAATTCTTTAACTACGAGTTAATATTATATCAACTTCCCCCAACAGGCACTAGGCTCTGCCGAATGACTACTACCCCTCAGCCCTCTAGTCAGTCATTTGCCTATCAACCGTCAATGTGATGAAAACTAGCAGAGATAGGTACCAACGTCAATTTTCTACAACCTGCTGCAAACCAAATACTTTGACTGTTATTTTCCCCCTTCCCCCGGCGCAAAGCAAGGTACCACATCCTCGCTAAAATAGGGTTCCTGATCCACCCAAAACATATAGTCCACTTTCAGAAAGTCCCTGGCAAAGGCGTGCAGAACTGATACAAGGTTTTTTCTTTTGGCTACTACCTTGTCGCTTCCGGTGGTACCTACATAGTTCCCATCCTGAATGGCAATGCCGATAGGTACCTTATAATCAAACTCGTGCATCATTGCCACGGTATGGTTGAGGTTTCCTTTGCGGGTGTACATCAGGTCGGGGCCACCCAGGCCCACCCCAATCTGCTCGCCGTAGGCATAGAGCGCGCGCAGGTACCCCTTGTCGTCATAGGGCAACCATTCGCCGGGCATGAAATTGGCGTATTGCATTGTTGTTGATTTGGGAAAAGCATTTTTGAGGGATAGCATGTTTGCTTTCAATCCTTGCACATACTTCTCAGGAGTGAAACTTGCATCGACTTTCGCCGTTACTCCGATGGCCGTTTCCTGCAGGTTGATCCCTTCTATTTTTCCGTCAAACTCCTTACCCAAAGCCGCCATCAATTGGGCAAACCGTTTTTGTACTTCGGGATTCCAGCGCTTCGCCACCCATCCTTCCACCTTGCCGTTGTCGTCGAGCTGAGTTACCGTCCCTCCGTCGTATTCCGCAGCAAGCAGGTAGGCGGGTATTGCTTTGTACTGGGGCGAAAAGGTCGCATCCTGAAACTGGATAAATAATTTCTTCCCGTGGGCTTTGAGGTACTCATAATCTTCCCGGACGATCGTAAAATCGTACTTGTCCTTCTCCGGCTCCAGCTCCCGCCACGCGTACATGATCTGGGCTCCCTCGAATCGGGCAATCTTCAAAAAGGAATGATCGCGGATAGCCTGCCGTTCACGGCCAAAATAGACAAAGTGCTTTATCGCATCTTTTTCCAACGGACAGGTCGCACCCAGGTACTGCTTGTAGGCATCCACATACCGATTGGCCAAATTGTTCTTCTGCCCGAACGTATAGGTAGTCTGGCTCACTACTATTAGTGAAGTGAATACCAGGAGCTTCATAATCAGACCACTTTTTCGATTTGTCATTTGATTTCTTGTCAAGCTGGAATTTCAAAATTACCGCACATACTCAATCTTGCGCGGTACTGTATAGATTTCCGTCTCCCGCCCGTCGATGTAACGGAAGCCATTTTTATCAAAGTACCCGTCTTCTTCCAGCATGATGCGGATGGTTTTGTTCCACTCGTCGATTTTCACGGCGGCGTTCAACTCGATGGAGTAGGCCGTGTTGGGAAAGAGCGGGTAGTCGCCGGGGCCTTTTACGCCGCCCTGCGCGTCCCACATACCGATGGTAGGTCCGGCCGCGTGGCCATGCACGCCGATGGGGTGCGTATAAATGCTGCCGTTGATGCCTTCCTTTTCGGATTGGGCCAGGGCATCGAGCAGAATCTGATTGCCGGATTTTCCCGCTGTAAACTGTTCGGTCAGAATTTCCTGCAAACGATTCCCCTGACGGAAGGCCTTTTTGAGGTAGTCGGGTACCTCCGTCTCGCCGGGTTTCAGGACGTAGG is from Salmonirosea aquatica and encodes:
- a CDS encoding 5'-nucleotidase, producing MPLDLSQTLVIGVSTRSLFNLEEENSVFESEGIAGFRKYQLDHEDVPLEPGTAFYLVQSLLQLNTQASQRIVEVIVMSRNSPETGVRVLNTIKQLGLDITRVALSGGEPLAPYIDAFQVDLFLSKDESDVQTVIDSKVCAAAIIYAPPQEFNPSDNRVKIAFDADAVIFSDESEHRYKTEGMDAFHKYEAEHEDDPLAEGPFAKLLIKLSKIQEKFPSGIEMSPLRIAIVTARNAPSHMRVIRTLRKWGVYVDEAYFMGGLSKDKVLSAFGAHIFFDDQETHLKSASLIVPSGKVPYISNSPLKLLDKK